Proteins encoded together in one Triticum dicoccoides isolate Atlit2015 ecotype Zavitan chromosome 7B, WEW_v2.0, whole genome shotgun sequence window:
- the LOC119337045 gene encoding phosphatidylcholine:diacylglycerol cholinephosphotransferase 1-like, with protein MPPPSLTAANDRVAAASAANGHAGPDARRRAGKGKKVHPLPADGAAMGDGASGGERLAGGRRPMDWLSPAGVAGILRRHPLPVLFACGLLLFMGVEYTIPMVPAAAPPLDLGFHATAAMHAGIAARPWLNSLLAALNTVFVAMQAAYILWAVLAEQRPRAAIATLMMFTCRGLLGCSTQLPLPAEFLGSGMDFPVGNVSFFLFYSGHVAGAVIASIDMRHVGRRRLAVLYDTLNLLQFVRLLACRGHYTIDLAVGVGAGLLFDMLAGWYLDSKNVDSGDNRCCSSCQKALVSQKLTS; from the exons ATGCCGCCGCCCAGCCTGACCGCCGCGAACGaccgggtcgccgccgcctccgccgcgaacGGCCACGCGGGGCCGGACGCGCGCCGCCGcgcgggcaagggcaagaaggtccACCCGCTGCCGGCCGACGGGGCCGCGATGGGGGACGGCGCCAGCGGCGGCGAGAGGCTGGCGGGCGGGAGGAGGCCGATGGACTGGCTGTCGCCTGCCGGGGTCGCCGGCATCCTGCGGCGGCACCCGCTGCCGGTGCTGTTCGCGTGCGGGCTGCTGCTCTTCATGGGCGTGGAGTACACCATCCCCATggtccccgccgccgcgccgccgctcgaCCTCGGCTTCCACGCCACCGCCGCCATGCACGCCGGGATCGCCGCCCGGCCCTGGCTCAACTCGCTCCTCGCCGCGCTCAACACG GTGTTCGTCGCGATGCAGGCCGCATACATCCTGTGGGCCGTCCTCGCCGAGCAGCGGCCCCGCGCCGCCATCGCCACGCTCATGATGTTCACCTGCCGCGGCCTGCTCGGCTGCTCCACGCAGCTGCCCCTGCCGGCGGAGTTCCTGGGCTCCGGGATGGACTTCCCCGTGGGGAACGTGTCCTTTTTCCTCTTCTATTCTGGGCACGTCGCCGGCGCGGTGATCGCGTCCATCGACATGCGCCACGTGGGACGGCGCAGGCTGGCGGTGCTCTACGACACGCTCAACCTGCTGCAGTTCGTCAGGTTGCTTGCGTGCAGAGGGCATTACACCATTGACCTGGCCGTCGGCGTCGGCGCCGGTCTCCTCTTCGACATGCTCGCCGGCTGGTACCTGGACAGCAAGAACGTCGACAGCGGCGACAACCGTTGCTGCAGCAGCTGCCAGAAGGCTCTCGTCTCACAGAAGCTTACATCATAG
- the LOC119337044 gene encoding phosphatidylinositol/phosphatidylcholine transfer protein SFH2-like has product MGAACDDAVQQVARLLDQVEEPLKKTFQNVHQGYPTETLVRFLKAREWHVTNAHKMIVDCLNWRIQNEIDSILEKPIIPVDLYRSIRESQLVGLSGYSKEGIPVFAFGVGQSTYDKASVHYYVQSHIQINEYRDRIILPMATKKFRRPITTCIKVLDMTGLKLSALSLLKILTAISAVDELNYPEKAETYYIVNTPYIFSACWKVVKPLLQERTRKKVHVLSGRGKDELLKIMDHSSIPHFCRREGSSKVPLSSVDDCFSLDHPFHQELYHYIEQQALNQELIKQGSLHVDIPDQDPDDAMIVEVIQAEFHKLGEQNGSADGDHK; this is encoded by the exons ATGGGGGCCGCCTGCGACGACGCCGTCCAGCAGGTCGCTCGCCTCCTCGACCAAG TTGAGGAGCCGCTCAAGAAGACGTTCCAG AATGTGCACCAGGGCTATCCAACAGAGACACTAGTGCGCTTCCTTAAAGCTAGAGAGTGGCATGTAACTAATGCTCATAAAATG ATTGTAgattgtttgaattggaggatacAAAATGAAATTGACAGTATACTGGAG AAACCTATAATCCCAGTAGATTTGTATAGATCGATACGAGAATCACAGCTTGTTGGGTTATCAGGATACTCAAAGGAG GGCATCCCAGTATTTGCCTTTGGTGTTGGACAGAGCACATATGACAAAGCTTCG GTCCATTACTATGTGCAATCTCATATTCAGATCAATGAGTACCGTGATCGTATTATTCTG CCTATGGCGACGAAGAAGTTTAGGCGACCTATAACCACCTGTATAAAGGTTCTTGATATGACTGGTCTGAAGTTGTCAGCACTGAGCCTATTGAAG ATTTTGACTGCAATATCTGCTGTCGATGAACTGAATTACCCTGAAAAGGCCGAGACCTATTATATTGTAAATACTCCATATATATTCTCAGCGTGTTGGAAG GTTGTGAAACCTCTACTGCAAGAGAGGACAAGAAAGAAGGTCCATGTTTTGAGTGGTCGTGGGAAAGATGAGCTCCTAAAG ATCATGGACCATTCCTCCATCCCCCATTTCTGTCGACGTGAGGGTTCATCAAAAGTTCCATTGAGCAGCGTCGATGACTGCTTCTCGCTTGACCACCCTTTCCACCAAGAGCTCTACCATTACATCGAGCAGCAGGCGCTGAATCAGGAACTCATCAAGCAGGGTTCTTTGCATGTAGACATCCCCGACCAAGACCCCGATGACGCCATGATTGTGGAGGTCATCCAGGCCGAGTTTCACAAGCTTGGTGAACAGAATGGGTCTGCCGATGGCGACCATAAATAA